The Pseudomonas parafulva genome includes a window with the following:
- the ispC gene encoding 1-deoxy-D-xylulose-5-phosphate reductoisomerase, which produces MSQVQRITVLGATGSIGLSTLDVIARHPERYQAFALTGYTRIEELLTLCVRHRPAYAVVPSAEAAGRLRAGLTAAGCATEVLEGEAGLCQVACASEVDAVMAAIVGAAGLRPTLAAVQAGKKVLLANKEALVMSGALFMDAVRQSGAVLLPIDSEHNAIFQCMPSDYARGLSAVGVRRILLTASGGPFRQTSTEALLDVTPEQACAHPNWSMGRKISVDSASMMNKGLELIEACWLFDAPPSLVEVVVHPQSVIHSLVDYVDGSVLAQLGNPDMRTPIANALAWPERIDSGVAPLDLFSIARLDFEAPDEQRFPCLRLARQAAQVGNSAPAVLNAANEVAVQTFLQGRIRFPEIASMIEQVLDQESVVPLTSLEAVFAADQRARELAWAWLHRNGR; this is translated from the coding sequence GTGAGTCAGGTGCAACGCATTACCGTACTTGGGGCGACCGGCTCCATCGGCCTGAGCACCCTGGACGTGATCGCTCGCCATCCTGAGCGCTATCAGGCCTTCGCCTTGACCGGCTACACGCGCATAGAGGAGCTGTTGACCCTGTGCGTGCGGCATCGCCCGGCCTATGCCGTGGTGCCGAGCGCTGAGGCGGCGGGGCGCCTGCGTGCGGGCCTGACGGCGGCAGGCTGCGCTACCGAAGTGCTGGAAGGCGAGGCCGGGTTGTGCCAGGTAGCCTGTGCCAGTGAAGTGGATGCGGTCATGGCCGCCATCGTCGGCGCGGCAGGCTTGCGGCCAACCCTGGCGGCCGTGCAGGCCGGCAAGAAAGTGCTGCTGGCCAACAAGGAAGCGCTGGTCATGTCCGGCGCCCTGTTCATGGACGCCGTGCGCCAGTCGGGCGCGGTGTTGCTGCCAATTGACAGCGAGCACAACGCCATCTTCCAGTGCATGCCCAGCGACTACGCGCGCGGATTGAGCGCTGTGGGGGTGCGCCGCATTCTGCTGACGGCCTCGGGTGGGCCGTTCCGTCAGACATCGACCGAGGCCTTGCTGGACGTCACGCCTGAACAGGCGTGCGCCCACCCGAACTGGTCGATGGGGCGCAAGATTTCCGTCGACTCGGCGAGCATGATGAACAAGGGCCTGGAGTTGATCGAGGCCTGCTGGCTGTTCGATGCGCCGCCAAGCCTGGTCGAGGTGGTGGTGCACCCGCAAAGCGTGATCCACTCGCTGGTCGATTACGTCGACGGTTCGGTGCTGGCGCAGTTGGGTAATCCGGACATGCGTACCCCCATCGCCAATGCGCTGGCCTGGCCGGAGCGAATCGATTCCGGGGTGGCCCCGCTGGACCTGTTCAGCATTGCTCGCCTGGATTTCGAGGCGCCCGATGAGCAGCGTTTCCCCTGTCTGCGCCTGGCGCGACAGGCGGCGCAGGTGGGCAACAGCGCCCCTGCCGTGCTCAATGCGGCCAACGAAGTGGCGGTGCAGACGTTCCTCCAGGGTCGTATCCGCTTCCCGGAGATCGCGAGTATGATCGAACAGGTACTGGACCAGGAGTCCGTGGTGCCGCTGACTTCGCTGGAGGCAGTGTTTGCCGCCGACCAGCGAGCGCGCGAGCTGGCCTGGGCCTGGCTGCACCGCAACGGCCGCTGA
- a CDS encoding phosphatidate cytidylyltransferase, protein MLKQRIITALILLPIALGGFFLLEGGNFALFIGLVVTLGAWEWARLAGLMAQPLRVTYALVVAGALMLLYILPELAPWVLGAAVIWWGLATWLVLTYPRTSELWASAACRLLIGLLVLLPAWQGLVLLKHWPLGNWLILSVMALVWAADIGAYFSGRAFGKRKLAPQVSPGKSWEGVYGGLAVSLVITLVVGISRDWSFGQLLLGLAGAALVVMASVIGDLTESMFKRRSGIKDSSNLLPGHGGVLDRIDSLTAAIPLFAVLLWAAEWGVM, encoded by the coding sequence ATGCTTAAACAACGCATCATTACCGCGCTGATCCTGTTGCCGATAGCGCTGGGTGGGTTCTTCCTGCTCGAGGGGGGCAACTTCGCCCTGTTCATCGGCCTGGTGGTAACGCTCGGCGCCTGGGAGTGGGCGCGTTTGGCGGGGTTGATGGCTCAGCCCCTGCGTGTCACCTATGCCCTGGTCGTCGCTGGGGCATTGATGCTGCTGTACATCCTCCCGGAACTGGCCCCCTGGGTGCTTGGGGCGGCCGTCATCTGGTGGGGGCTGGCCACCTGGCTGGTGCTGACCTACCCGCGCACCAGCGAACTGTGGGCCAGTGCCGCCTGCCGGCTGTTGATCGGCCTGCTGGTGTTGCTGCCGGCCTGGCAAGGCCTGGTGCTGCTCAAGCACTGGCCGCTGGGTAACTGGCTGATCCTGTCGGTCATGGCTTTGGTCTGGGCGGCCGACATCGGTGCGTACTTTTCCGGCAGGGCCTTCGGCAAGCGCAAGCTGGCGCCGCAGGTCAGCCCTGGCAAGAGCTGGGAAGGCGTCTACGGCGGGTTGGCGGTCAGCCTGGTGATCACCCTGGTGGTGGGTATCAGTCGTGACTGGAGCTTCGGTCAGCTACTGCTCGGCCTGGCAGGCGCTGCACTGGTGGTGATGGCCTCGGTGATCGGAGACCTGACCGAAAGCATGTTCAAGCGCCGCTCGGGCATCAAGGACAGCAGCAACCTGCTACCCGGCCACGGTGGCGTGCTCGACCGCATCGACAGCCTGACGGCGGCCATTCCATTGTTCGCCGTGCTGTTGTGGGCGGCCGAATGGGGTGTGATGTGA
- the uppS gene encoding polyprenyl diphosphate synthase: MEKTKPAVPPSVPRHVAIIMDGNNRWAKRRLLPGVAGHKAGVDAVRAVIEVCAEAGVEVLTLFAFSSENWQRPADEVGALMELFFSALRREARRLNDNNISLRIIGDRSRFHPELQAAMREAEALTAGNSRFILQIAANYGGQWDIAQAAQRLAREVQAGHLRPDDITPGLLQTCLATGEQPLPDLCIRTGGEHRISNFLLWQLAYAELYFSDLYWPDFKHEAMRSALADFASRQRRFGKTSEQVEAGARA; the protein is encoded by the coding sequence ATGGAAAAGACCAAGCCAGCGGTGCCTCCCTCGGTGCCGCGTCACGTCGCGATCATCATGGACGGCAACAACCGCTGGGCGAAACGACGCTTGTTGCCTGGCGTTGCCGGGCACAAGGCGGGTGTCGATGCCGTGCGTGCAGTCATCGAAGTCTGCGCCGAGGCCGGCGTCGAAGTGCTGACCCTCTTTGCCTTCTCCAGTGAGAACTGGCAGCGCCCTGCCGATGAGGTCGGTGCGTTGATGGAGTTGTTCTTCTCGGCGCTGCGCCGCGAGGCGCGTCGCTTGAACGACAACAACATCAGCCTGCGCATCATCGGTGACCGCTCCCGCTTTCACCCGGAACTGCAGGCTGCCATGCGCGAAGCCGAGGCGCTGACCGCAGGCAATAGCCGTTTCATCCTGCAGATCGCCGCCAACTACGGTGGGCAGTGGGACATCGCCCAGGCCGCGCAGCGGCTGGCGCGTGAAGTCCAGGCTGGCCATCTGCGCCCCGATGACATCACCCCGGGGTTGTTGCAGACGTGCCTTGCGACCGGCGAGCAGCCCTTGCCGGACTTGTGCATCCGTACCGGTGGCGAGCATCGCATCAGCAATTTCCTGTTGTGGCAACTGGCCTACGCCGAGTTGTATTTCTCCGACCTTTACTGGCCGGACTTCAAACACGAAGCCATGCGCAGTGCATTGGCTGATTTCGCTTCGCGCCAGCGCCGCTTTGGTAAGACCAGCGAGCAGGTCGAGGCTGGAGCGCGTGCTTAA
- the frr gene encoding ribosome recycling factor has translation MINDIKKDAQERMTKSIEALGRNLAAIRTGRAHPSILDSVKVTAWGSEMPLNQVAAISVEDARTLKIVAHDKNLSAAIEKAILTSDLGLNPSSAGTTIRVPMPALTEETRKGYTKQASGVAEDAKVAVRNVRRDALADLKKLTKDKAISEDEERRAADDIQKLTDKFVAEVDAAFKAKEKDLMAV, from the coding sequence ATGATCAACGACATCAAGAAAGACGCGCAGGAGCGCATGACCAAGTCCATCGAGGCCCTGGGCCGCAACCTGGCGGCCATCCGCACCGGTCGCGCACACCCAAGCATTCTGGACAGCGTCAAGGTCACTGCCTGGGGTAGCGAGATGCCGCTGAACCAGGTCGCTGCGATCAGCGTCGAGGACGCGCGCACCCTGAAGATCGTCGCTCACGACAAGAACCTGAGCGCTGCTATCGAGAAGGCCATCCTGACCTCCGACCTCGGCCTCAACCCATCGAGCGCCGGCACCACCATCCGTGTGCCGATGCCTGCCCTGACCGAAGAAACCCGCAAGGGCTACACCAAGCAGGCCAGCGGCGTTGCCGAAGACGCCAAGGTCGCCGTGCGCAACGTGCGTCGTGACGCCCTGGCGGACTTGAAGAAGCTGACCAAGGACAAGGCCATCAGCGAAGACGAAGAGCGCCGCGCCGCCGATGACATCCAGAAGCTGACGGACAAGTTCGTCGCCGAGGTGGATGCAGCCTTCAAAGCCAAGGAAAAGGACCTGATGGCCGTCTAA
- the pyrH gene encoding UMP kinase has translation MAQQVSGRQPRYKRILLKLSGEALMGSEDFGIDPKVLDRMALEVGQLVGIGVQVGLVIGGGNLFRGAALSAAGMDRVTGDHMGMLATVMNALAMRDALERSNIPALVMSAISMVGVTDHYDRRKAIRHLNSGDVVIFSAGTGNPFFTTDSAACLRAIEIDADVVLKATKVDGVYTADPFKDPHAEKFDRLTYDEVLDRKLGVMDLTAICLCRDHGMPLRVFNMNKPGALLNIVVGGAEGTLIEEGQA, from the coding sequence ATGGCTCAGCAGGTGAGTGGTCGCCAACCTCGCTATAAACGCATTTTGCTCAAACTTAGCGGCGAGGCCCTGATGGGCTCCGAAGACTTCGGGATCGACCCGAAGGTGCTCGATCGCATGGCCCTGGAAGTCGGGCAGCTGGTCGGTATCGGTGTGCAGGTCGGCCTGGTCATCGGTGGTGGCAACCTGTTCCGAGGGGCCGCACTGAGCGCCGCCGGCATGGATCGCGTCACCGGCGACCACATGGGGATGCTGGCCACCGTGATGAACGCCCTGGCCATGCGCGATGCGCTGGAGCGCTCGAACATCCCGGCACTGGTCATGTCGGCCATCTCCATGGTGGGCGTCACCGATCACTATGACCGTCGCAAAGCGATTCGCCACCTCAACTCCGGGGATGTGGTAATTTTCTCCGCCGGTACCGGCAACCCGTTCTTTACCACCGACTCGGCAGCCTGCCTGCGGGCCATCGAAATCGATGCCGACGTGGTGCTCAAGGCGACCAAGGTCGATGGTGTGTACACTGCCGATCCATTCAAGGACCCGCATGCCGAGAAGTTCGATCGCCTGACCTATGACGAGGTCCTGGATCGTAAGCTCGGCGTGATGGACTTGACCGCAATCTGCCTGTGCCGTGACCACGGCATGCCATTGCGGGTATTCAACATGAACAAGCCAGGCGCCCTGCTGAACATCGTGGTGGGCGGCGCTGAAGGCACTCTGATCGAGGAAGGCCAAGCATGA
- the tsf gene encoding translation elongation factor Ts, translating to MAAITAALVKELRERTGEGMMDCKKALEKAGGDIEKAIDDMRASGAIKAAKKAGNVAAEGAIAVKTDGKAAVLLEVNSQTDFLALQDDFKNFVAESLEEAFAQKLTDAAPLIASREAAREALVAKCGENVNIRRLVRVEGDVVGAYLHGNKIGAVVVLKGGDVELAKNIAMHVAASNPEFLDSSEISAEAIEREKGVFLQLNADKIAGKPENIVENMINGRITKFKAEASLKEQAFVMNPEVKVGELAKKAGAEIVSFTYFKVGEGIEKPVDDFAAEVAAQVAAAKQ from the coding sequence ATGGCAGCAATTACTGCAGCGCTGGTCAAAGAACTGCGCGAGCGTACCGGCGAAGGCATGATGGATTGCAAGAAAGCCCTGGAAAAGGCTGGCGGCGACATCGAAAAAGCCATTGACGACATGCGTGCCTCGGGCGCCATCAAGGCCGCCAAGAAGGCTGGCAACGTGGCTGCCGAAGGCGCGATCGCCGTCAAGACCGACGGCAAGGCCGCCGTACTGCTGGAAGTGAACTCGCAGACCGACTTCCTGGCCCTGCAAGACGACTTCAAGAACTTCGTCGCCGAAAGCCTGGAAGAAGCCTTCGCCCAGAAGCTGACCGACGCCGCTCCGCTGATCGCCTCGCGTGAAGCTGCCCGTGAAGCCCTGGTCGCCAAGTGCGGCGAAAACGTCAACATCCGTCGCCTGGTGCGCGTGGAAGGCGACGTAGTCGGCGCCTACCTGCACGGCAACAAGATCGGTGCTGTCGTTGTCCTGAAAGGCGGTGACGTCGAGCTGGCCAAGAACATCGCCATGCACGTTGCAGCGTCCAACCCCGAGTTCCTGGACTCGTCGGAAATCTCCGCCGAAGCCATCGAGCGCGAGAAGGGTGTCTTCCTGCAGCTGAACGCCGACAAGATCGCCGGCAAGCCGGAAAACATCGTTGAAAACATGATCAACGGCCGCATCACCAAGTTCAAGGCTGAAGCCTCGCTCAAAGAGCAGGCGTTCGTCATGAACCCGGAAGTCAAGGTCGGCGAACTGGCTAAGAAAGCCGGTGCTGAAATCGTTTCCTTCACCTACTTCAAGGTTGGCGAAGGCATCGAGAAGCCAGTCGACGACTTCGCTGCTGAAGTTGCCGCACAGGTTGCTGCTGCCAAGCAGTAA
- the rpsB gene encoding 30S ribosomal protein S2 — MSQVNMRDMLKAGVHFGHQTRYWNPKMGKYIFGARNKIHIVNLEKTLPMFNDALSFVERLAQGKNKILFVGTKRSAGKIVAEQAARCGSPYVDHRWLGGMLTNYKTIRASIKRLRDLETQAEDGTFAKLTKKEALMRSRDLEKLDRSLGGIKDMGGLPDALFVIDVDHERIAITEANKLGIPVIGVVDTNSSPEGVDYIIPGNDDAIRAIELYMTSMADAVIRGRNNVAGGTEVYAEEAAAPAAE; from the coding sequence ATGTCCCAAGTCAACATGCGCGATATGCTGAAGGCCGGTGTGCACTTCGGCCACCAGACCCGTTACTGGAACCCGAAAATGGGCAAGTACATTTTCGGTGCGCGCAACAAGATCCACATCGTCAACCTGGAAAAAACCCTGCCGATGTTCAACGACGCTCTGTCGTTCGTTGAGCGCCTGGCCCAGGGCAAGAACAAGATCCTGTTCGTCGGCACCAAGCGTTCCGCCGGCAAGATCGTCGCCGAGCAAGCTGCTCGCTGCGGTTCGCCGTACGTTGACCACCGTTGGTTGGGCGGCATGCTGACCAACTACAAGACCATCCGTGCTTCGATCAAGCGTCTGCGCGACCTGGAAACTCAGGCCGAAGATGGCACCTTTGCCAAGCTGACCAAGAAAGAAGCCCTGATGCGCTCCCGCGATCTGGAAAAACTGGACCGCAGCCTGGGCGGCATCAAGGACATGGGCGGTCTGCCTGACGCTCTGTTCGTCATCGACGTTGATCACGAGCGCATCGCGATCACCGAAGCCAACAAACTGGGTATCCCGGTCATTGGTGTTGTCGATACCAACAGCAGCCCGGAAGGTGTTGACTACATCATCCCAGGTAACGATGACGCCATTCGCGCTATCGAGCTGTACATGACTTCCATGGCTGACGCTGTCATCCGTGGCCGCAACAATGTTGCTGGCGGCACCGAAGTCTACGCTGAAGAAGCGGCTGCACCTGCTGCCGAGTAA
- the map gene encoding type I methionyl aminopeptidase, which translates to MTVTIKTAEDIEKMRIAGRLAADVLEMIEEHVKPGVTTEELDRLCHDYIVNVQQAIPAPLNYKGYPKSICTSINHVVCHGIPNDKPLKNGDTLNIDITVIKDGYHGDTSRMFHVGTVPIWAERLSQVTQECLYKAIELVKPGCRLGDIGEVIQKHAEKNGFSVVREFCGHGIGKVFHEEPQILHYGRAGTGMELKEGMTFTIEPMINQGKADTKVLGDGWTAITKDRKLSAQWEHTLVVTATGYEIFTLRKDDTIARTSA; encoded by the coding sequence ATGACCGTCACCATCAAGACTGCAGAAGACATCGAGAAGATGCGCATCGCCGGCCGCCTGGCAGCCGACGTGCTGGAAATGATCGAGGAGCATGTCAAGCCCGGTGTCACCACCGAAGAGCTCGATCGCCTGTGCCACGACTACATTGTCAATGTCCAGCAGGCCATCCCGGCGCCGCTCAACTACAAGGGCTACCCCAAGTCCATCTGCACGTCCATCAACCACGTGGTCTGTCACGGTATCCCCAATGACAAGCCCCTGAAAAATGGCGATACCCTGAACATCGACATCACGGTGATCAAGGACGGCTACCACGGCGACACCAGCCGCATGTTCCACGTCGGCACCGTGCCGATATGGGCCGAGCGCCTGTCCCAGGTCACACAGGAATGCCTATACAAGGCCATCGAGCTGGTCAAGCCGGGCTGCCGCCTGGGCGACATCGGCGAAGTCATCCAGAAGCACGCCGAGAAGAACGGCTTCTCGGTGGTGCGCGAGTTCTGCGGTCATGGCATCGGCAAGGTGTTCCACGAAGAGCCGCAGATCCTCCATTACGGCCGCGCCGGCACTGGCATGGAACTCAAGGAAGGCATGACCTTCACCATCGAGCCGATGATCAACCAGGGCAAGGCCGACACCAAGGTGCTGGGCGATGGCTGGACCGCGATCACCAAGGACCGCAAGCTCTCGGCGCAGTGGGAGCATACCCTGGTGGTCACGGCGACCGGGTACGAGATCTTCACCCTGCGCAAGGACGACACCATCGCCCGCACTTCGGCCTGA
- a CDS encoding [protein-PII] uridylyltransferase — protein MPQLDPELFDRGQFQAELALKASPIPAFKKAIRQAGEVLDRRFRAGHAIRPLIQARAWLVDNVLQQAWNQFDWGAQDGISLVAVGGYGRGELHPHSDIDLLILLGDAEHERYRDAIERFLTLLWDIGLEVGQSVRTVDECAEQARADLTIITNMMESRTIAGPEALRQRMLEVTSTAHMWPSREFFLAKRAELQARHHKYNDTEYNLEPNVKGSPGGLRDIQTVLWVARRQYGTLNLHALAGEGFLLESENALLASSQDFLWRVRYALHMLAGRAEDRLLFDHQRSIAALLGYSDENPKRAIEQFMQQYYRVVMSISQLCDLIIQHFEEVILADDDSGTTQPLNARFRLHDGYIEAVRPNVFKRTPFAMLEMFVLMAQHPEIKGVRADTVRLLREHRHLIDDTFRNDIRNTSLFIELFKCEIGIHRNLRRMNRYGILGRYLPEFGLIVGQMQHDLFHIYTVDAHTLNLIKHLRKLQYTPVSEKFPLASKLMGRLPKPELIYLAGLYHDIGKGRQGDHSELGAVDALKFCERHQLPAWDSRLIAWLVQNHLVMSTTAQRKDLSDPQVINDFALHVGDETRLDYLYVLTVADINATNPTLWNSWRASLLRQLYTETKRALRRGLENPLDREEQIRQTQSSALDTLVRDGTDPDDVEQLWSQLGDDYFLKHTASDVAWHTDAILQQPADGGPLVLIKETTQREFEGGTQIFIYAPDQHDFFAVTVAAMSQLNLNIHDARIITSSSQFTLDTYIVLDNDGGAIGDNPQRVRQIRDGLTEALRNPEDYPTIIQRRVPRQLKHFDFPPQVTILNDAQRPVTILEITAPDRPGLLARLGRIFLEFDLSLQNAKIATLGERVEDVFFITDADNQPLSDPQLCSRLQEAIVQQLQAGQASASPARVTF, from the coding sequence ATGCCCCAGCTCGACCCCGAACTGTTCGACCGTGGTCAGTTCCAGGCGGAACTGGCCCTCAAGGCCAGCCCCATACCCGCCTTCAAGAAGGCCATTCGCCAGGCGGGCGAGGTGCTGGACAGACGCTTTCGCGCAGGCCACGCCATCCGCCCACTGATCCAGGCCCGGGCCTGGCTGGTGGACAACGTCCTGCAGCAGGCCTGGAACCAGTTCGACTGGGGCGCGCAGGACGGCATTTCCCTGGTGGCGGTCGGCGGCTACGGGCGTGGTGAGCTTCACCCGCACTCGGACATCGACCTGCTCATCCTGCTGGGTGATGCCGAGCATGAGCGGTATCGCGACGCCATCGAGCGCTTTCTGACCCTGCTGTGGGACATCGGCCTGGAGGTCGGCCAGAGCGTGCGCACCGTCGACGAGTGTGCCGAACAGGCCCGCGCCGACCTCACCATCATCACCAACATGATGGAGAGCCGCACCATCGCCGGCCCGGAAGCCCTGCGCCAGCGCATGCTCGAGGTCACCAGCACGGCGCACATGTGGCCGAGCCGCGAGTTCTTCCTGGCCAAGCGCGCCGAGCTGCAGGCGCGTCACCACAAGTACAACGACACCGAGTACAACCTCGAGCCCAACGTCAAGGGTTCGCCTGGCGGGCTGCGGGACATCCAGACCGTGCTGTGGGTGGCGCGCCGCCAGTACGGCACCCTGAACCTGCATGCCCTGGCCGGCGAAGGCTTTCTGCTGGAAAGCGAGAACGCGCTCCTGGCCTCCTCCCAGGACTTCCTGTGGCGGGTGCGTTACGCCCTGCACATGCTCGCCGGCCGTGCCGAGGACCGCCTGCTGTTCGACCACCAGCGCAGCATCGCCGCCCTGCTGGGCTACAGCGACGAAAACCCCAAGCGTGCCATTGAGCAGTTCATGCAGCAGTACTACCGGGTGGTGATGAGCATCAGTCAATTGTGCGACCTGATCATCCAGCATTTTGAGGAAGTCATTCTCGCCGACGACGACAGCGGCACCACCCAACCGCTCAATGCACGCTTCCGCCTGCATGACGGCTACATCGAGGCCGTGCGCCCGAACGTGTTCAAGCGCACGCCGTTCGCCATGCTGGAAATGTTCGTGCTGATGGCCCAGCACCCGGAAATCAAGGGCGTGCGTGCCGATACGGTACGCCTGCTGCGCGAGCATCGGCACCTGATCGACGACACCTTCCGCAACGATATCCGCAACACCAGTTTGTTCATCGAGCTGTTCAAGTGTGAAATCGGTATTCATCGCAACCTGCGGCGCATGAACCGGTACGGCATCCTCGGGCGCTACCTGCCGGAGTTCGGGCTGATCGTCGGGCAGATGCAGCATGACCTGTTCCACATCTATACCGTCGATGCCCACACCCTCAACCTGATCAAGCACCTGCGCAAGCTGCAGTACACGCCGGTGTCGGAGAAATTCCCGCTGGCCAGCAAGCTCATGGGCCGCTTGCCCAAGCCTGAGCTGATCTACCTGGCCGGCCTCTACCACGACATTGGCAAGGGCCGTCAGGGCGATCATTCCGAGCTCGGCGCGGTGGATGCCCTCAAGTTCTGCGAGCGCCACCAACTCCCTGCCTGGGACAGCCGGTTGATCGCCTGGCTGGTGCAGAACCACCTGGTCATGTCCACCACCGCCCAGCGCAAGGATTTGTCCGACCCGCAGGTGATCAATGACTTCGCCTTGCACGTAGGGGACGAAACGCGGCTGGACTACCTCTATGTGCTGACAGTGGCGGATATCAACGCCACCAACCCCACCTTGTGGAATTCGTGGCGAGCCAGCCTGTTGCGCCAGCTGTACACCGAAACCAAGCGTGCCCTGCGCCGTGGGCTTGAAAACCCGCTGGATCGTGAGGAGCAGATCCGCCAGACCCAGTCCTCGGCACTGGACACGCTGGTGCGCGACGGCACCGACCCGGATGACGTGGAGCAGTTGTGGTCTCAGCTGGGGGATGATTACTTCCTCAAGCACACCGCCTCCGACGTGGCCTGGCACACCGACGCCATCCTGCAACAGCCCGCTGACGGCGGCCCGCTGGTGTTGATCAAGGAAACCACCCAGCGCGAATTCGAAGGCGGGACCCAGATCTTCATCTATGCCCCTGACCAGCACGATTTCTTCGCCGTGACGGTGGCGGCCATGTCGCAGTTGAACCTGAACATCCACGACGCCCGCATCATCACCTCCAGTAGCCAGTTCACCCTGGACACCTACATCGTGCTGGATAACGACGGCGGTGCGATCGGCGACAACCCGCAGCGGGTCAGGCAGATTCGCGACGGCCTGACCGAGGCCCTGCGCAACCCCGAGGACTACCCCACGATCATCCAGCGTCGGGTGCCGCGCCAACTCAAGCACTTCGACTTCCCGCCGCAGGTGACCATCCTCAACGACGCCCAGCGCCCGGTGACCATTCTCGAAATCACCGCGCCCGACCGGCCGGGCCTGCTGGCGCGGCTGGGGCGCATCTTCCTGGAGTTCGACCTGTCGTTGCAGAACGCCAAGATTGCCACCTTGGGCGAGCGGGTGGAGGACGTGTTCTTCATCACCGATGCCGACAACCAGCCACTGTCCGACCCGCAACTGTGCAGCCGCCTGCAGGAAGCCATCGTGCAACAACTGCAAGCAGGGCAGGCCAGCGCCAGCCCTGCCCGCGTGACCTTTTGA
- the dapC gene encoding succinyldiaminopimelate transaminase — protein sequence MNPALSQLQPYPFEKLRALLGSVTPAADKRAIALSIGEPKHASPPFVAQAMADNLDKLAVYPSTLGLPALRQAIGQWCERRFGVPAGWLDAERHILPVNGTREALFAFTQAVVDRDADGLVLSPNPFYQIYEGAALLAGATPHYLPCLESNGFNPDFDAVPDHVWARCQVLFLCSPGNPTGALVPMDTLKKLIALADAHDFVIAADECYSELYFDEDAPPPGLLTACAELGRRDFKRCVVFHSLSKRSNLPGLRSGFVAGDADIIKPFLLYRTYHGCAMPVQTQLASIAAWEDEAHVRANRDQYRAKYDAVLAILEPVLDVQRPDGSFYLWAKVPGSDVDFTRDLFEAEHVTVVPGSYLSREVDEVNPGAGRVRMALVAPLSECIEAAERIRAFMHAS from the coding sequence ATGAATCCTGCCTTGAGCCAGCTCCAGCCCTACCCTTTCGAAAAGCTTCGTGCCCTGCTGGGTAGCGTTACACCCGCTGCTGACAAGCGCGCCATTGCCCTGTCGATCGGCGAGCCCAAGCACGCCTCGCCACCCTTCGTGGCCCAGGCGATGGCAGACAACCTCGACAAGCTGGCGGTATACCCCAGCACCCTGGGCCTGCCTGCCTTGCGCCAAGCCATCGGGCAGTGGTGCGAGCGACGCTTTGGCGTGCCGGCTGGCTGGCTGGATGCCGAACGTCATATCCTGCCCGTGAACGGCACCCGCGAAGCGCTGTTCGCTTTTACCCAGGCGGTGGTCGACCGTGATGCCGATGGCCTGGTGTTGAGCCCCAACCCGTTCTACCAGATCTATGAAGGGGCTGCGCTGCTGGCCGGCGCCACCCCGCATTACCTGCCATGCCTGGAAAGCAATGGCTTCAACCCCGACTTCGACGCGGTGCCCGACCACGTCTGGGCCCGTTGCCAGGTCCTGTTCCTGTGTTCACCCGGCAACCCCACCGGCGCCCTGGTGCCGATGGACACCTTGAAGAAGTTGATCGCGCTGGCCGATGCGCACGACTTTGTGATCGCCGCCGACGAATGCTACAGCGAGTTGTATTTCGATGAAGATGCACCGCCCCCGGGGCTGCTGACGGCCTGCGCGGAGCTGGGACGTCGCGATTTCAAGCGCTGCGTGGTATTCCACAGCCTGTCCAAGCGTTCGAACCTGCCGGGTCTGCGCTCGGGCTTCGTCGCCGGCGATGCCGACATCATCAAGCCGTTCCTGCTGTACCGCACCTACCATGGCTGCGCCATGCCGGTGCAGACACAGCTGGCCAGCATCGCCGCCTGGGAGGACGAGGCACATGTGCGCGCCAACCGCGACCAGTACCGCGCCAAGTACGACGCCGTGCTGGCCATCCTTGAACCGGTACTGGACGTGCAACGCCCGGACGGCAGTTTCTACCTGTGGGCCAAGGTACCGGGTAGCGATGTCGACTTCACGCGCGATCTGTTCGAGGCCGAGCACGTGACCGTGGTACCAGGCTCGTACCTGTCCCGTGAAGTGGATGAGGTAAATCCCGGCGCCGGACGCGTGCGCATGGCACTGGTCGCCCCACTGTCCGAATGCATCGAGGCAGCCGAGCGAATTCGCGCGTTCATGCACGCGAGCTGA